In Planktothrix serta PCC 8927, a single window of DNA contains:
- a CDS encoding HEPN domain-containing protein, with amino-acid sequence MNPLTIEWVDKAEGDFTTALRELRARKSPNYDAACFHAQQCVEKYLKARLQEAGITFSKTHNLTVLLDLLLPVEPSYDGFRLKLLALTLFAVAYRYPGASADKDTAREALNFCQEVRQAVRLSLGLNP; translated from the coding sequence ATGAATCCCCTAACCATTGAATGGGTTGATAAAGCAGAGGGAGATTTTACTACCGCTTTAAGGGAATTACGAGCGAGGAAATCTCCGAACTATGATGCAGCCTGTTTTCACGCTCAACAGTGTGTTGAGAAATATTTGAAAGCTCGTTTGCAAGAAGCAGGAATTACTTTTAGTAAAACCCATAATTTGACCGTTTTATTGGATTTGCTTTTACCTGTCGAACCAAGTTACGATGGGTTTCGCCTCAAACTTTTAGCATTAACTCTGTTTGCAGTTGCTTATCGTTATCCCGGTGCTTCTGCTGATAAAGATACAGCGCGTGAAGCCTTAAATTTTTGTCAGGAAGTCCGACAAGCAGTCCGGTTAAGTCTGGGTTTAAATCCTTAA
- a CDS encoding nucleotidyltransferase domain-containing protein: MIESSKIMQLSQNIAKEFQPDKIILFGSYAYGNPQNDSDVDLLVILPYEGNSFRKSWEILNKIKPDFSIDLLVRTPVEIKQRLAWNDFFIKEIIEKGKVIYESPNH, encoded by the coding sequence ATGATCGAAAGCTCTAAAATTATGCAATTAAGCCAAAATATTGCCAAGGAATTTCAGCCCGATAAAATAATTTTATTTGGCTCCTATGCCTATGGAAACCCTCAAAATGATTCCGATGTTGATTTGCTAGTAATTTTGCCTTATGAAGGGAATAGTTTTCGGAAAAGTTGGGAAATTTTAAATAAAATTAAGCCCGATTTTTCTATAGATTTGTTAGTTAGAACTCCTGTAGAGATCAAGCAAAGACTGGCTTGGAATGATTTTTTTATCAAAGAAATTATTGAAAAAGGAAAGGTGATTTATGAATCCCCTAACCATTGA
- the nadC gene encoding carboxylating nicotinate-nucleotide diphosphorylase yields MKAILPPGIILDPLLQQWLLEDIGRGDRSTAGLLIGNQIKSADWIVKEKGVIAGLSVAARVFQLLDHQMKFTPLIQEGEYCEKGTKIAILEGSLEALLMGERVALNLAMRLSGIATATRKYVEAIADLPCQLVDTRKTTPGLRLLEKYAIQVGGAKNHRLGLDDAIMIKDNHIVAAGGIAEAITKIRETMPYPLTIEVETETLEQVKIALEHQADIIMLDNMSLGLMREAVNLIRQYNSRIKIEASGNITLETIRSVAETGVDYISTSAPITRSNWLDLSMKM; encoded by the coding sequence ATGAAGGCGATATTACCTCCTGGGATTATTTTAGATCCGCTATTGCAACAATGGTTATTAGAAGATATTGGACGAGGCGATCGCTCGACCGCCGGATTATTAATCGGAAATCAGATAAAATCTGCGGATTGGATTGTTAAAGAAAAGGGTGTTATTGCTGGATTATCCGTAGCGGCGAGAGTGTTTCAACTTTTAGATCATCAGATGAAATTTACTCCTTTAATTCAGGAGGGAGAATATTGTGAAAAAGGCACAAAAATAGCTATTTTAGAAGGGAGTTTAGAAGCGTTATTAATGGGGGAAAGAGTCGCGTTAAATTTAGCGATGCGACTGAGTGGAATAGCGACAGCAACGCGAAAATATGTAGAAGCGATCGCAGATTTACCCTGTCAATTAGTTGATACCCGCAAAACAACACCGGGATTGAGATTATTAGAAAAATACGCCATTCAAGTCGGGGGTGCAAAAAATCATCGCCTGGGATTAGATGATGCGATTATGATTAAAGATAACCATATTGTAGCGGCCGGAGGTATTGCAGAAGCGATTACAAAAATTCGAGAAACAATGCCTTATCCTCTAACAATTGAAGTAGAAACCGAAACCTTAGAACAGGTAAAAATAGCCTTAGAACATCAAGCGGATATTATTATGTTGGATAATATGTCTTTAGGGTTAATGCGGGAAGCCGTTAATCTGATTCGTCAATATAACTCCCGTATTAAAATAGAAGCATCGGGTAATATTACCTTAGAAACAATTCGTTCCGTTGCAGAAACTGGGGTTGATTATATTTCAACGAGTGCTCCTATTACCCGTTCAAATTGGTTAGACTTGAGCATGAAAATGTGA